The Megalobrama amblycephala isolate DHTTF-2021 linkage group LG8, ASM1881202v1, whole genome shotgun sequence region AGATGGGATTCAATGAGTTTAAAGAACTGTTTGCTGTGCTAAACGGCTGGAAGCAGAACTTCATAATGGTGGACAGGGACTGCAGTGGAACGGTGGAACCTCATGAGATGTCCCAGTGCCTTGCTAACATGGGTGAGTGTGACATTTCTTAGAAGTATATTTTTATTGACTGAGATCAAAAAGTACCTAGTTCTCAGGGCAAAATATCTCTCGAAGAATAAATAATAGGTCACAGATTTGGAGCTTTAAGATACAATCAAACTGAAAACTACAATGTACATGTTTCTGTAAGGGACATTGCATCTCTTAGCCAATGGCCTTAGTTGCACTAAGACTGATGTAACCAAAAATGTTGTGTCATTGTCATTGCACAGGTTACCGAATCAGCCCACAGGCACTGAACGCCATCATTAAACGCTACAGCAGGTCTGGAAAGATCTACTTTGATGACTATGTGGCGTGTTGTGTGAAGCTAAGGGCACTTACAGGTGAGACAGACATGCATATCTATGCAAAACTTGATTATTATAACTACCACACTGATTACAGTTACACTAAGTATTCTgttaattgtatttttgatcaaacactGTATGACTTGTTTATTTTTCTGTAGACAACTTTAGGAGGAGAGATACAATGCAGCAGGGAATGGTGAACTTCCAGTATGATGATGTaagtgatgacaaaattttcccATTTAGTGCCTATATTTTCTGCCTCACTGccacttatttttaaaatctgtGATGGGTTTACACTGATTAATTGTGGAAGTAAAAGGGGTTACTTCATTGAAAGCATataggaagctgttgtaacaaCATCTTCAATTTCCTCTTGCAGTTCATCTTGTGTACTATGTCGCTCTGAAGAGGTTACTGACAAGTACAGTATACACTCCAGGAAGAGCACTGATTGACTGAAAGTTCAAAGAAAATTTATTTGCTGATTTGCCAGTATGATATGTTATATGTGAACATAGGAGTAAACCATATATTGTGCAAAATAGATATCGATGTTTGTGCCAAAGCAGACCTcagttgtttttaaatgatCTTTTTCATATTCATTCTTTATCAAATCTGTGTATTAAGTTAAAATATAACCACACTTACCATATATTTTGCAAATAAAACATGGTACATCTTAAAGAGTTGTGTTCTGTGGTTCATGTAGGTAGTAAAAATCAGTGTTgtgggtaatgcattacatgtatgtaatcagattacttttttcaagtaactagtaaagtaacgctaAAGTAACAttgtgcgctgtgtaaacatgatggttattgtactTCTACACTACatgtgagcatgcatttactcatacttgcacaaaaacagacttagtattcctcaaaatgaataaaaacagtaaaatgcgaatattacgcaaacctgcaataattaaatatgttcaaattgaatataattaaaaataacacaaatatattttatgtatttaatctaaCTTTATATTAACTAATGTCTTTGATGCTGAGcttcaatgatccaattcaaccatataAATGAGCAAAATGACTTTTAAGTCCAGAATGGCAGCaaagctgaaaggtttgtttgagctgcgccctctgctgtacaggcatgaatttgcatttccatcagcctgaggcttattcatttcatttgtggtgtgaaagggcctttacatttgccaaaaaattagctttttatatatattaaaaaaacaacaaaaaagcaaaCCCAGCCCcgaaaaaatatagcaaaagtaacatttccataaaaatgaactaattaacacaattactgtttttaaggAGTAACACAATATGGTAGCGCATTACCTTTAAACTTTCCCcaaaactgttaaaaatcatGGCATCTAGAGAGATAATACAGCAAGGAGACTCCTTTCTGTCTCTCTTAggttttgaattaatttttattttttaatgttcaatatATAACTGTGTGTAACAagagctcttgaaactccgccctcttcttgggagcagcagctcatttgcatttaaagggacacacaaaaatggagtgtttttgctcaccctcaaaaagtgacatgcaataaaaatgatctgtggggtattttgagctaaaacttaacatacacactctggggacaccagaaacTTGTATTACGTGAAGTTAATAaacgtaatttcgggaggagtacacccatctaatcttccaattaataccaaggtataaaaccagcatcttacccctgttgttagttctttcggcatccctcctcctccttttt contains the following coding sequences:
- the gca gene encoding grancalcin, yielding MAYPGYNNFGGPMPGVPAQGMAMPGMPAAGGYPAQQAYGAYQGSFPASPAQDPMWGYFTAIAGQDGEVDAEELQRCLTQTGISGSYNPFSLETCRIMIAMLDRDYTGKMGFNEFKELFAVLNGWKQNFIMVDRDCSGTVEPHEMSQCLANMGYRISPQALNAIIKRYSRSGKIYFDDYVACCVKLRALTDNFRRRDTMQQGMVNFQYDDFILCTMSL